A region of Hydrogenimonas cancrithermarum DNA encodes the following proteins:
- a CDS encoding DUF481 domain-containing protein, which yields MGESQPEIKRMTAKKKAELVMDIFQGKTTVAEVSRKYDLTPAQIEEWMEEACRGMENQLRARPKENQFTATWDVLDNLKRVKDVETVIDLGLKMLIVDKLSFRLGFELKYDNVPPVGKKKTDTTTTAGIVYSF from the coding sequence ATGGGAGAGTCACAACCAGAAATTAAACGGATGACCGCCAAGAAGAAGGCGGAACTCGTGATGGATATATTCCAGGGTAAAACGACAGTGGCGGAAGTGTCGCGTAAGTACGATTTGACACCGGCGCAGATCGAGGAGTGGATGGAGGAAGCGTGTCGCGGTATGGAGAACCAGTTGCGTGCCCGCCCCAAAGAGAATCAGTTTACGGCCACATGGGATGTTCTCGACAATTTGAAACGGGTCAAGGATGTCGAAACCGTCATCGATCTCGGATTGAAGATGCTGATCGTCGATAAGCTGTCGTTCCGCCTCGGGTTCGAGCTCAAATACGACAACGTCCCGCCTGTCGGAAAGAAAAAAACCGATACGACGACAACGGCAGGCATCGTCTACAGCTTCTAA